One window of Tenacibaculum maritimum NCIMB 2154 genomic DNA carries:
- a CDS encoding bifunctional riboflavin kinase/FAD synthetase — protein MRKNFSALEIIHSLSNYSGNEETVVTIGTFDGVHIGHQQIIKRLVDTAKKANKKSILLTFFPHPRMVLQKEASIALINTIDERAYFLQKTGLDYLIIHPFNKEFSRLTALDFVRNILVNQLNTTTLIIGYDHHFGKNREGNIEQLREYSYLYDFEIEEISAQDIDDVAVSSTKIRKALISGELKTANQYLGYCFPIQGKVVKGRQLGTKIGFPTANIEVKEKYKLIPRLGVYTVKSIIDGEELFGMMNIGDRPTVNGEKQTIEVHYFNFDKDLYGKDITVELLYFLRDEQKFDSIEALIEQLRIDEAASKTYIKVFLEAKN, from the coding sequence TTGCGAAAAAACTTTTCAGCGTTGGAAATTATCCATTCACTTTCTAATTATAGCGGAAACGAAGAAACCGTTGTAACCATAGGTACCTTTGATGGCGTTCATATAGGTCATCAGCAAATTATCAAACGTTTAGTCGATACGGCTAAAAAAGCGAATAAAAAATCTATTTTACTGACCTTTTTTCCGCATCCGAGGATGGTATTACAAAAAGAAGCTTCAATAGCATTAATAAATACCATTGATGAAAGGGCTTATTTTTTGCAGAAGACAGGGTTAGATTATTTAATTATTCATCCTTTTAACAAAGAGTTTTCTAGGCTAACAGCATTAGATTTTGTGAGAAACATATTAGTAAATCAGTTAAATACAACAACGTTGATTATCGGATACGATCATCATTTCGGTAAAAATAGAGAAGGAAACATAGAGCAACTTAGAGAGTATAGTTATTTGTATGATTTTGAGATAGAAGAAATTTCTGCACAAGATATTGATGATGTAGCGGTTAGTTCTACGAAAATTAGAAAAGCATTGATTTCAGGAGAATTAAAAACGGCAAATCAATATTTAGGATATTGTTTTCCAATACAAGGAAAAGTAGTGAAAGGAAGACAATTAGGAACTAAAATAGGTTTCCCAACAGCAAATATTGAAGTAAAAGAAAAGTATAAATTGATACCAAGATTAGGGGTATATACAGTCAAGTCTATCATAGACGGCGAAGAGCTTTTTGGGATGATGAATATAGGAGATAGACCTACTGTTAATGGAGAGAAACAAACTATTGAAGTTCATTATTTTAACTTTGATAAAGATTTATATGGGAAGGATATAACTGTAGAATTACTTTACTTTTTGAGGGATGAACAAAAGTTCGATTCGATAGAAGCTCTTATTGAGCAGTTGAGAATAGACGAAGCAGCTTCAAAAACCTATATAAAGGTGTTTTTAGAAGCAAAAAACTAA
- a CDS encoding helix-turn-helix domain-containing protein — protein MLLRDEILLKKIALCIKKLRYEHRVTLSDFYIDTGIHLARIEQGKTNLTIFTLQKICDYFNITFIDFFKMLEEI, from the coding sequence ATGCTTTTAAGGGATGAAATTTTATTAAAAAAAATAGCACTTTGCATTAAAAAACTACGATATGAACATAGAGTCACATTGAGTGATTTCTATATAGATACGGGAATTCATTTAGCAAGAATAGAGCAAGGTAAAACGAACTTAACGATTTTCACTCTCCAGAAAATATGTGATTATTTCAATATAACTTTTATAGATTTTTTTAAAATGCTGGAAGAAATTTGA
- the serS gene encoding serine--tRNA ligase, translating to MLQVPFIRENKQIVLEGLAKRNFADSEAIVEKVLNTDETRRSTQVLLDEILAESNKLSKEIGSLFKSGEVQKANLLKERTSLLKEKATATKEMLNEVTIKLQELLYQIPNIPHPSVKAGKSEEDNEEIFREGVIPNLGENALPHWELAKKYDIIDFDLGAKISGAGFPVYKGKGARLQRALINYFLDKNIAAGYKEVQVPHLINEASGYGTGQLPDKEGQMYHITEDNLYLIPTAEVPITNMFRGNLLKENELPLLCTGYTPCFRREAGSYGAHVRGLNRLHQFDKVEIVRVEHPDNSYKALDGMVTHIKDILRELKLPYRILRLCGGDTGFTSALTFDFELFSTAQDRWLEISSASNFETFQANRLKLRFKNKEGKSEYAHTLNGSSLALPRVLAGILENYQEEGGIRIPEVLVPYCGFEMID from the coding sequence ATGTTACAGGTTCCGTTTATTAGAGAGAACAAGCAAATTGTTTTAGAAGGATTAGCTAAGCGTAATTTTGCAGATTCAGAAGCAATAGTTGAAAAAGTTTTAAATACTGATGAAACACGTAGGTCAACGCAAGTTTTACTAGATGAAATATTAGCGGAATCTAATAAGCTATCTAAGGAAATTGGAAGCCTTTTTAAATCTGGTGAAGTTCAAAAAGCAAATTTGTTAAAAGAGAGAACAAGTTTATTAAAAGAGAAGGCTACTGCAACTAAAGAAATGTTGAATGAAGTTACAATAAAGCTTCAAGAATTACTATATCAAATTCCAAATATTCCTCATCCTTCTGTAAAAGCGGGAAAGAGTGAAGAAGATAACGAAGAGATTTTTAGAGAGGGAGTAATCCCTAATTTAGGAGAAAACGCTTTGCCTCATTGGGAGTTGGCAAAAAAATATGATATTATAGATTTCGATTTAGGAGCGAAAATATCAGGAGCGGGTTTCCCTGTATATAAAGGGAAAGGAGCTAGGTTGCAACGTGCGTTAATCAATTATTTTTTAGATAAAAATATAGCTGCGGGTTATAAAGAAGTTCAAGTGCCTCATTTGATTAATGAAGCATCGGGTTATGGTACCGGCCAATTGCCAGATAAGGAAGGTCAAATGTATCATATAACTGAAGATAATTTGTATTTAATTCCAACAGCGGAAGTTCCAATTACCAATATGTTTAGAGGTAATTTGCTAAAGGAAAATGAACTCCCTCTATTATGTACAGGATATACGCCTTGTTTTCGTCGTGAAGCAGGAAGTTATGGAGCACATGTAAGAGGTTTGAACAGGTTGCATCAATTTGATAAGGTTGAAATTGTACGTGTGGAGCACCCTGATAATTCATATAAAGCACTAGATGGAATGGTAACGCATATTAAAGATATTTTAAGAGAGTTAAAGCTTCCTTATCGCATTCTGAGATTATGTGGTGGAGATACAGGATTTACCTCGGCTTTAACTTTTGATTTTGAATTGTTTTCAACAGCGCAAGATCGTTGGCTAGAAATTAGTTCTGCTTCTAATTTTGAAACATTTCAAGCAAACAGGCTAAAATTGCGTTTTAAAAATAAAGAAGGAAAAAGTGAGTATGCTCATACGCTAAATGGAAGTTCTTTAGCACTACCTAGGGTTTTAGCAGGTATTTTAGAAAACTATCAGGAAGAAGGGGGAATAAGAATTCCAGAAGTCTTAGTTCCTTATTGTGGTTTTGAAATGATAGACTAG
- a CDS encoding tetratricopeptide repeat protein: MKKILFVTFLIFSNVIIAQNDYLIAENYYRQGAYEKATQFYLKLYGKNKYNTTYLRKLISCYQETGNFLQADKLLRERIKQQPSQIYLNIFLGYNYERQQKNEKAKEFYSKTLQLLEKDANYGGVVGRAFREYNLLDYAIKAYEKAMLKQPKANFSFQIAQIYGEQGNVEKMFQSYINMIDKNANYLKNVKRYISRYITDDNEDQNNILLKKTLLKKSISNPKNAWNQLLSWLFIQQKDFGKAFIQEKALYAREDKFLSRMKKLGEISFENKDYEIAQKSFDFFILKTRYPQEKIDGIYHKIQIAILQKKLGVEEKIQAIFEEYGKNKTTLPIQIAYADYLTFQKNQPEKAKQVLEEAMLFTTSKFQEAQLKIKLGDILVFTEQFNKALLYFTQVQTKLKGHTLAQEARFKVAQTSYFKNDFKWAMAQLKVLKSSSSQLIANDATELFLIISDNQSKDSIPSGLKRYAKADLLAFQNKNEDAIIVLNDVIIAFKGQPIEDEALFKQAKLFIEEAKFDSAIANLENIIRLKVDGILVDDSLYELAELYRTKLNQPEKASEYYQKIIFDHQSSIYLVDARKKYRKLRGEEI; this comes from the coding sequence ATGAAGAAAATACTATTCGTAACTTTTTTAATCTTTAGCAACGTTATTATTGCACAGAATGATTATCTAATAGCAGAAAACTATTACCGTCAAGGAGCATATGAAAAGGCCACACAGTTTTATTTAAAATTATACGGTAAGAATAAATATAATACTACTTACTTACGAAAGCTGATTTCTTGTTACCAAGAAACAGGTAACTTTTTACAGGCAGATAAGCTATTAAGAGAAAGAATAAAACAGCAACCTAGCCAAATTTATTTGAATATTTTTTTAGGGTATAATTATGAACGTCAGCAAAAAAATGAAAAAGCAAAGGAGTTTTATAGTAAAACGCTTCAATTACTAGAAAAAGATGCTAATTATGGAGGCGTTGTAGGGCGTGCTTTTAGAGAATATAATTTGCTGGATTATGCAATAAAAGCTTATGAAAAAGCAATGCTAAAACAACCGAAAGCAAATTTTTCATTTCAGATAGCACAAATCTATGGAGAGCAAGGTAATGTAGAAAAGATGTTTCAATCGTATATAAATATGATTGATAAAAATGCAAACTATTTAAAAAATGTAAAACGTTATATAAGCAGATATATAACTGATGATAATGAAGATCAAAATAATATTCTATTAAAAAAGACATTATTAAAAAAATCTATCAGTAATCCTAAAAATGCGTGGAATCAATTATTGAGTTGGCTGTTCATACAGCAAAAAGATTTTGGAAAAGCATTTATTCAAGAAAAAGCATTATACGCAAGAGAGGATAAATTTTTATCGAGAATGAAGAAGTTGGGCGAAATTTCCTTTGAAAATAAAGACTACGAAATAGCTCAAAAGAGTTTTGACTTCTTTATATTGAAGACAAGGTATCCACAAGAGAAAATAGATGGAATTTATCATAAGATTCAAATAGCAATTTTACAAAAAAAGTTAGGGGTCGAGGAAAAAATACAAGCTATTTTTGAAGAATATGGAAAAAATAAAACAACTTTACCTATTCAAATAGCTTATGCAGACTATTTAACTTTTCAAAAAAATCAACCTGAAAAAGCAAAACAAGTTTTAGAAGAAGCAATGTTGTTTACAACATCAAAATTTCAGGAAGCACAGTTAAAAATAAAATTAGGAGATATATTAGTTTTTACCGAGCAATTTAATAAAGCATTGCTTTATTTTACACAGGTTCAAACGAAATTAAAAGGGCATACATTGGCGCAAGAAGCTCGTTTTAAGGTGGCGCAAACATCCTATTTTAAAAATGATTTTAAATGGGCAATGGCGCAGCTGAAAGTGCTAAAGAGCTCGTCATCTCAGCTAATTGCTAATGATGCTACAGAATTATTTTTGATAATATCAGATAATCAATCTAAAGACAGTATTCCTTCAGGATTAAAAAGGTATGCGAAAGCAGATTTATTGGCTTTTCAAAATAAAAATGAAGATGCAATTATTGTTTTAAATGATGTCATTATAGCATTTAAAGGGCAGCCAATTGAAGATGAAGCGTTATTTAAGCAAGCAAAATTATTTATAGAAGAAGCAAAATTTGACAGTGCAATCGCCAATTTAGAAAATATAATACGGTTAAAAGTTGATGGTATTTTAGTAGATGATAGTTTATATGAATTGGCCGAATTGTACCGTACAAAATTAAATCAGCCTGAAAAAGCTTCAGAATATTATCAAAAGATTATTTTTGACCACCAATCAAGTATTTATTTAGTTGATGCCCGTAAAAAGTATAGGAAATTACGCGGAGAAGAAATTTAA
- a CDS encoding DUF4286 family protein, giving the protein MYIYNVTVNVEQGVHAEWLTWIESHIPEVLNTGKFISAKMTEVLVEEEMGSRTYSIQYTAKSREDLDEYYEKHASELRSNGVKKFADKVLAFRTELKIINEFYPTAVNN; this is encoded by the coding sequence ATGTATATATATAACGTAACAGTAAACGTTGAACAGGGTGTTCATGCAGAGTGGTTAACATGGATTGAATCACATATACCGGAAGTATTAAATACAGGGAAATTTATTAGTGCTAAAATGACTGAGGTTTTAGTAGAAGAGGAAATGGGAAGTAGAACTTATTCTATTCAATATACAGCAAAGAGTCGTGAGGATTTAGATGAGTATTATGAAAAACATGCAAGTGAATTGCGTTCTAATGGTGTAAAAAAGTTTGCAGATAAGGTATTGGCTTTTCGTACAGAATTAAAAATAATTAATGAGTTTTATCCAACTGCAGTAAATAATTAA
- the rsmA gene encoding 16S rRNA (adenine(1518)-N(6)/adenine(1519)-N(6))-dimethyltransferase RsmA, producing MSVRAKKHLGQHFLKDENIARKIGDSLTEKGYNHVLEIGPGMGVLTKYLLEKEPKVTVMELDTESVVYLRETFPVAHFKLNTSPEKFTIIEGDFLKKSLQDIFKGEQVAIIGNFPYNISSQIVFKAIENRDYVPEFSGMFQKEVAQRIAEKEGSKIYGILSVLTQAFYNVEYLFTVPPSVFNPPPKVDSGVVRLIRKENYSLPVDERLFFNVVKTAFNQRRKMLRSSLKSFRLSETLKEDPIFAKRPEQLSVQSFIELTDKIAKNGI from the coding sequence ATGTCTGTAAGAGCTAAGAAACATTTAGGGCAACATTTTTTAAAAGATGAGAATATTGCAAGAAAGATAGGAGACTCCTTAACAGAGAAAGGATATAATCATGTTTTAGAAATAGGTCCAGGAATGGGGGTTCTGACAAAATACTTACTAGAAAAAGAGCCAAAGGTTACTGTAATGGAATTAGATACAGAATCAGTGGTGTATTTAAGAGAAACGTTTCCTGTAGCTCATTTTAAGTTGAATACCTCTCCAGAGAAATTTACGATTATTGAAGGTGATTTTTTAAAAAAATCGCTACAAGATATTTTTAAAGGGGAACAAGTAGCTATTATAGGAAACTTTCCATACAATATTTCTAGTCAAATTGTATTTAAAGCGATAGAAAATAGAGATTATGTTCCTGAATTTTCAGGAATGTTTCAGAAAGAAGTAGCCCAAAGAATTGCAGAAAAAGAAGGCTCAAAGATATACGGAATACTTTCTGTGTTAACTCAGGCTTTTTACAATGTAGAGTATCTTTTTACAGTGCCTCCTAGTGTATTTAACCCTCCTCCAAAAGTTGATTCAGGAGTAGTTAGGCTTATTAGAAAAGAGAATTATAGCTTGCCTGTCGATGAAAGATTATTTTTCAATGTAGTAAAAACAGCATTTAACCAACGAAGAAAAATGCTTAGAAGTAGCTTAAAATCTTTTAGACTTTCGGAAACTTTGAAAGAAGACCCTATCTTTGCGAAGCGTCCCGAACAATTGTCGGTACAAAGCTTTATAGAACTGACAGATAAAATCGCAAAAAATGGCATTTAA
- the mgtE gene encoding magnesium transporter, with protein sequence MAFKITETLLKDVALYINTKNNAALSERFKEMHHADIAEVLNELSFDEALYIIRLLDSETTSEVLMDVDDDVREKVLKQLSAKEIAEEIDELDTDDAADIIAELPEKRKQEVMQRIEDEVHAKEIVELLRYDENSAGGLMAKELVKVNVNWTILRCVKEMRIQAEEVTRVHSIYVVDDSGKLKGRLSLKDLLMASTKAKIADVYIPKVDFVNVTDEAEEVANVMRKYDLEAIPVVDELGVLVGRITIDDIVDVIKEEAEKDYQLAAGITQDVEASDTIWQLTRARLPWLFLGLLGGIGAFLIMENFKETFSENAVLFFFTPLIAAMAGNVGVQSSAIIVQGLANDDVKGSVNNRLVKEMLLAAFNGVMLALFLFGFIWLYDGGFQKAFAISVSLIVVIIVAGLIGTFIPLFLNKRGIDPAIATGPFITTSNDIFGILIYFWIAKMIIGF encoded by the coding sequence ATGGCATTTAAGATTACTGAAACTCTTTTAAAAGATGTAGCATTATATATTAATACTAAAAATAATGCAGCGCTTTCTGAACGCTTCAAAGAAATGCATCATGCAGATATTGCAGAGGTGTTGAATGAATTATCGTTTGATGAAGCGTTGTATATTATACGTTTATTGGATAGTGAAACAACATCGGAGGTTTTAATGGATGTTGATGACGATGTTAGAGAGAAGGTGTTGAAACAGCTTTCAGCGAAAGAGATTGCAGAAGAGATAGATGAATTAGATACTGATGACGCTGCTGATATAATTGCAGAACTTCCTGAAAAGAGAAAGCAGGAGGTAATGCAAAGAATAGAAGATGAAGTGCATGCCAAGGAAATTGTGGAGTTGCTGAGATATGATGAGAATTCTGCAGGAGGGTTAATGGCAAAGGAATTAGTAAAGGTCAATGTAAATTGGACTATTTTGCGTTGCGTCAAAGAAATGCGAATCCAAGCAGAGGAAGTAACAAGAGTACATTCTATATATGTTGTTGATGATAGTGGAAAATTGAAAGGAAGATTATCGTTAAAAGATTTATTAATGGCATCTACTAAGGCTAAAATTGCTGATGTATATATTCCTAAAGTAGATTTTGTGAATGTGACAGATGAAGCAGAAGAAGTTGCAAATGTAATGCGTAAGTATGATCTAGAGGCAATTCCTGTCGTTGACGAACTAGGTGTTTTAGTAGGAAGAATTACTATTGATGATATTGTAGATGTAATAAAAGAAGAAGCAGAAAAAGATTATCAACTTGCAGCAGGTATTACACAAGATGTTGAAGCGAGTGATACTATTTGGCAACTTACTAGAGCTCGACTGCCTTGGCTTTTTTTGGGGCTGCTAGGAGGAATAGGCGCTTTTTTAATTATGGAAAACTTTAAAGAAACTTTTAGTGAAAATGCAGTACTATTCTTTTTTACGCCATTAATAGCAGCTATGGCAGGGAATGTAGGAGTGCAATCATCAGCAATTATTGTGCAAGGGCTGGCTAATGATGACGTAAAAGGTAGTGTAAATAATAGACTTGTTAAAGAAATGCTACTAGCAGCATTTAATGGAGTGATGCTAGCGTTATTTTTATTTGGTTTTATTTGGCTGTATGATGGAGGATTTCAAAAAGCATTTGCAATTTCAGTATCCTTAATTGTTGTAATTATTGTAGCGGGTTTAATAGGTACGTTTATTCCATTATTTTTGAATAAAAGAGGAATAGATCCTGCAATAGCTACAGGACCTTTTATTACAACAAGTAATGATATTTTTGGGATTCTAATTTACTTTTGGATAGCAAAAATGATTATTGGCTTTTAG
- a CDS encoding LysE family translocator translates to MDLYNFKNAFFIGFAMSFMIGPVFFMLIKTSILKGARAAIAFDIGVILGDIFFILIAYFGSRSLLEEIKDDPRLFLIGGLILIVYGLITYLDKNNKKELKVPEVEIPESNNYLKLLLKGFALNFINVGVLAGWLGIVVVVGPTLNMDPTSIFWYFVVVIFGYALTDLGKILLAKQLKSKLTPLVIYRIKRGMGIMLIVFGAIIMLKSFIPKDQIDNLFEKVEQTTKSQ, encoded by the coding sequence ATGGATTTATATAATTTTAAAAATGCTTTTTTTATAGGTTTTGCAATGTCCTTTATGATAGGACCTGTTTTTTTTATGCTCATTAAAACCAGCATATTAAAAGGAGCACGTGCCGCTATTGCTTTTGATATCGGAGTTATTTTAGGGGATATCTTTTTCATACTTATTGCTTATTTTGGTAGTAGAAGCTTATTAGAGGAGATAAAAGATGATCCAAGATTATTTTTAATAGGTGGACTCATTCTTATTGTTTACGGTTTAATAACTTACTTAGATAAGAACAATAAAAAAGAGCTCAAAGTTCCTGAAGTTGAAATTCCTGAAAGTAATAACTATCTAAAGTTGCTATTAAAAGGCTTTGCTTTAAACTTTATTAATGTTGGTGTTTTGGCAGGTTGGTTAGGAATTGTCGTTGTTGTTGGTCCAACATTAAATATGGATCCGACTTCCATTTTTTGGTATTTTGTTGTGGTTATTTTCGGCTACGCTCTTACTGACTTAGGTAAAATACTATTAGCAAAGCAATTAAAAAGTAAATTAACTCCGTTAGTTATTTACAGAATAAAACGAGGTATGGGCATTATGTTAATTGTATTTGGAGCTATTATTATGCTTAAGAGCTTTATTCCTAAAGATCAAATTGATAACCTATTTGAAAAAGTAGAACAGACTACTAAAAGCCAATAA
- a CDS encoding ferredoxin--NADP reductase: protein MSTFHKLTIKEVIKETADAVSIVFDVPSELQKDYNFIAGQYITIKKEIENKVLRRAYSICSSPKSNELKVAIKAITNGIFSNYATSKLKVGDPIEVSSPEGKFILQPSKNKNYIAFAAGSGITPILSMIKAVLENEPSSTFTLIYGNKTVESTIFYSELNALNHQYPTQFNLHYVFSQEATTHNKFGRIDQGHINHFIKNTYKKLHFHSAFLCGPEEMIQVVSNTLQENGFNKEAIHFELFTSSSTTEHKNDMTISDGKSEITVLLDDEKTTFTMDASDDILAASLRNKLDAPYSCQGGVCSSCIAKVTEGKAVMSKNAILTEAELEEGFILTCQAHPATSKITVDFDDV, encoded by the coding sequence ATGTCAACATTTCACAAACTAACAATTAAAGAAGTGATAAAAGAAACAGCTGACGCGGTTTCTATTGTATTTGATGTTCCTAGTGAACTTCAAAAAGATTACAATTTTATTGCAGGACAATATATTACTATAAAAAAGGAAATAGAAAACAAAGTGCTTCGTAGAGCTTACTCTATTTGTAGTTCTCCAAAAAGCAACGAACTAAAAGTTGCAATAAAAGCAATAACTAATGGAATCTTTTCCAACTATGCTACCTCAAAATTAAAAGTAGGTGATCCTATAGAAGTTTCAAGTCCAGAAGGTAAATTCATCTTACAACCTTCCAAAAACAAAAATTACATTGCCTTTGCTGCAGGTAGTGGTATTACTCCTATTTTATCAATGATAAAAGCTGTATTAGAAAATGAACCTTCTTCAACTTTTACTCTGATTTACGGGAATAAAACAGTAGAAAGCACTATTTTTTATTCAGAATTAAATGCTCTGAATCATCAATACCCTACCCAATTCAATCTGCATTATGTTTTTAGCCAGGAAGCCACTACCCATAATAAATTTGGTAGAATAGATCAAGGACATATTAATCATTTTATTAAAAATACGTATAAAAAACTTCATTTTCATAGTGCTTTCCTATGCGGACCGGAAGAAATGATCCAAGTAGTTTCTAATACTCTTCAAGAAAACGGATTTAACAAAGAAGCTATTCATTTCGAACTTTTTACCTCTAGCAGCACTACTGAACACAAAAATGACATGACTATTTCTGATGGAAAATCAGAAATTACCGTGCTTTTAGATGACGAAAAAACAACATTTACAATGGATGCTTCCGATGATATTTTAGCTGCTAGCTTACGTAATAAGTTAGATGCTCCATATTCTTGCCAAGGAGGAGTTTGTTCAAGTTGTATTGCTAAAGTTACTGAAGGAAAAGCGGTAATGAGTAAAAATGCTATTTTAACAGAAGCAGAATTAGAAGAAGGCTTTATTTTAACTTGTCAAGCGCACCCTGCCACTTCTAAAATTACAGTTGACTTTGATGATGTTTAA
- a CDS encoding PadR family transcriptional regulator, translating into MANQKLYKGSLQTIILKLLAENTKMYGYEITQKVKKITEGELKITEGALYPALHKLEEEGLLEVEVTKVGNRLRKYYKLTESGIEETENKLLEMQEFLRMMERLISPKFNL; encoded by the coding sequence ATGGCAAATCAAAAGCTATACAAAGGTTCTTTACAAACCATCATATTAAAATTATTGGCAGAGAATACTAAAATGTATGGATATGAGATTACACAGAAGGTAAAAAAAATAACAGAAGGAGAATTAAAGATAACAGAAGGAGCATTGTATCCTGCATTGCATAAGCTTGAAGAGGAGGGGCTCCTAGAAGTTGAAGTAACCAAAGTAGGGAATAGGCTTCGTAAATATTATAAATTAACAGAAAGTGGTATTGAAGAAACGGAAAATAAATTGCTGGAAATGCAAGAGTTTTTACGTATGATGGAGCGATTAATAAGTCCTAAATTCAATTTGTAA
- a CDS encoding 1-deoxy-D-xylulose-5-phosphate synthase, protein MQNRLLDRVLYPSDLRKLSKKELPQLAKELRAFIIDIVATKEGHLGASLGVVELTIALHYVLDTPNDILIWDVGHQAYGHKILTGRKDVFHTNRQLGGISGFPKRSESIYDAFGVGHSSTSISAALGMAIAAKIQKVEKQHVVVIGDASIASGMAFEALNHAGDTNANLLVILNDNAIGIDPSVGALKDYLTRIKSTRSDIEQHNIFEALNFDYSGPIDGHNFEELLLELHRLKTVQGPKFLHIITTKGKGLRQAEEDQVKYHAPGKFDKVSGEVLPKEKNQYAKYQDVFGETIVELARKNEKIVGITPAMLTGSSLKLMLDVFPERTFDVGIAEQHAVTLAAGMAIENLIPFCNIYSTFLQRSYDQIIHDVALQNVPVIFCLDRAGLVGEDGATHHGVFDLAYLRCIPNLIIFAPRNEIELRNILYTAQLGLNHPIAIRYPRGRGKIKDWKRPFKKVEIGKGELLKEGNKIAILSVGSIAENVFKAIKSLTRDSHIAHYDMRFIKPLDTTLLKEIFSRFTSIITIEDGTITGGFGSAILEAAAENNFKGKIKTLGIPDKFIHHGTTEALHRICKIDSNAIKLVIESIE, encoded by the coding sequence ATGCAAAATAGGTTACTTGATCGTGTTTTATATCCTTCGGATCTTCGCAAATTATCTAAAAAGGAGCTCCCACAACTAGCTAAAGAATTGAGAGCTTTTATTATAGATATAGTTGCTACCAAAGAAGGGCATTTAGGAGCTAGTTTAGGAGTAGTGGAGCTAACGATAGCGTTGCATTATGTTTTGGATACTCCTAATGATATTTTAATATGGGATGTAGGACATCAAGCTTATGGGCATAAAATCTTAACAGGAAGAAAGGATGTATTTCATACCAATCGTCAATTGGGAGGTATTTCTGGTTTTCCGAAAAGGAGCGAAAGTATTTATGACGCTTTTGGGGTAGGACACTCTTCAACATCAATTTCAGCAGCTTTAGGAATGGCAATAGCAGCTAAAATTCAAAAAGTAGAAAAGCAGCATGTCGTAGTTATTGGTGATGCTTCTATAGCAAGCGGGATGGCATTTGAAGCATTAAACCATGCAGGAGATACTAATGCTAATTTATTGGTGATTTTAAATGATAATGCAATAGGTATAGACCCTTCTGTTGGCGCATTAAAGGATTATTTGACTCGAATTAAATCAACGCGATCAGATATAGAGCAGCATAATATTTTTGAAGCATTGAATTTTGATTACTCGGGTCCAATTGATGGGCATAATTTTGAAGAACTTCTCTTAGAATTACATAGGCTTAAAACCGTTCAAGGCCCCAAATTTCTTCATATCATCACAACAAAAGGAAAAGGATTGAGACAAGCTGAAGAAGACCAAGTAAAATACCATGCTCCAGGTAAATTTGATAAGGTTTCAGGAGAGGTATTGCCTAAAGAAAAAAATCAATATGCAAAATATCAAGATGTTTTTGGTGAAACAATTGTTGAATTAGCAAGAAAGAATGAGAAAATAGTAGGAATTACTCCAGCCATGTTAACAGGAAGTTCTCTAAAATTAATGTTAGATGTGTTTCCAGAACGTACGTTTGATGTAGGAATTGCGGAGCAGCATGCAGTAACTTTAGCAGCAGGAATGGCTATTGAAAATTTGATTCCATTTTGTAATATATATTCCACTTTCTTACAAAGGTCATACGATCAAATAATTCATGATGTAGCATTACAAAATGTGCCTGTTATTTTTTGTTTGGATAGAGCTGGATTAGTAGGGGAAGATGGAGCAACACATCATGGGGTTTTTGATTTAGCATATTTAAGATGCATTCCAAACTTGATTATTTTTGCACCTAGAAACGAAATAGAACTAAGAAATATATTATATACTGCACAACTTGGTCTCAATCATCCTATAGCAATCAGATACCCTAGAGGAAGAGGTAAAATAAAAGATTGGAAGCGTCCTTTTAAAAAGGTAGAAATTGGTAAAGGAGAGCTTCTAAAAGAAGGAAATAAAATAGCAATACTATCAGTGGGAAGTATAGCAGAAAATGTGTTTAAGGCTATAAAATCATTAACAAGAGATAGCCACATAGCTCATTATGATATGCGTTTTATAAAACCGTTGGATACTACTTTACTTAAAGAAATTTTTAGCAGATTTACTAGCATCATTACTATTGAAGATGGAACGATAACTGGAGGTTTTGGAAGTGCAATATTAGAGGCGGCGGCAGAAAATAATTTTAAAGGGAAAATAAAAACTCTTGGAATTCCCGATAAGTTCATACATCATGGTACCACAGAAGCGTTGCACCGCATTTGTAAAATTGATAGCAACGCTATTAAGCTAGTGATAGAAAGTATTGAATAA